ATATCAAACTAAAAAACACCTTTATATCGATAAAATGACATAAAGGTGTTTTTTATTGAGGATATACAAAGTTATGGTTATATGCTTTTGTGATAGTATTAAGTACCATGTTGTAGTATGTGGACAAACGTAACGAAGCTATATACTAAAATAAAATTAGGATTATAAAAAGTTTTATGTTAGAGGAGAAGATTATAAAGTAATCTCTAAAAATTGGGGAGGGGAATAAAATATGTACATAAGAGGATATGAAAGATCAGATGAGCAGTCTTGGATTAGATGTAGGGTAGTATCATTTATGGACAGTTCTTATTTTGATTATGTGCAAAATTTTAGGGAGGAATATAATAATCCGGCACTTCGTCTTATTGCTATAGATAACAATCAGGTAATTGGATTTCTAGATATAGAATATGAAGAGAATTTAGGTGATGTTTGTTATTTTGAAGGCGATTTAGGTGGTGTAATGTGGAATTTAGGTGTTCTGCCAGAGTATAGGCACAAGAATGTAGCTACTAACTTATGGTGTAAAGCTAAATCTATACTCAAAGACTTAGGAATTAAAAGGGTTGAAGTATGGACTCAAGATGATAAAGCTTCGAATAGGTGGTATATTAAACAAGGATTTAAGTTAAAGAAAACTTAATTGAATGTTTTCGTTAAAGGGAATCTAAAAGATGAAGTAATTCAAAGATTTATTAATTTAAAATCTTCTGGTGAAATATTAGGTATACGTTCATTTAATTTTGAGGCGCCCATTGAAAGAAAGGATGAATTAGAAAAGATTTGCTACAGAATTCATGAGGTAAGAGGTTATGAAAGTGG
The nucleotide sequence above comes from Hathewaya histolytica. Encoded proteins:
- a CDS encoding GNAT family N-acetyltransferase, with translation MYIRGYERSDEQSWIRCRVVSFMDSSYFDYVQNFREEYNNPALRLIAIDNNQVIGFLDIEYEENLGDVCYFEGDLGGVMWNLGVLPEYRHKNVATNLWCKAKSILKDLGIKRVEVWTQDDKASNRWYIKQGFKLKKT